In a genomic window of Cynocephalus volans isolate mCynVol1 chromosome 1, mCynVol1.pri, whole genome shotgun sequence:
- the LOC134366558 gene encoding large ribosomal subunit protein uL15-like: MPSRLRKTRNLKGHMSHGHGCISKHWKHLEGQGNAGGMHHHGINFNKYHPGYFGEVGMRHYQKRNQSFCPVVSPDKLWTLVSEQTWVNAAKNKTGVAPIIDVVQLGYCKVPGKEKLTKQPVIVKAKFFSRRAEEKIKRCHVPLDYTCQENAYGLFKNQIIMTSYPPRLHIGHTQQEAS; the protein is encoded by the exons ATGCCATCCAGACTGAGGAAGACCCGGAACCTAAAGGGCCACATGAGCCACGGCCACGGCTGTATCAGCAAGCACTGGAAGCATCTGGAAGGCCAGGGTAATGCTGGTGGCATGCATCATCATGGCATCAACTTCAACAAATATCATCCAGGTTACTTTGGGGAAGTTGGTATGAGGCATTACCAAAAGAGGAACCAGAGTTTCTGCCCAGTTGTCAGCCCTGATAAATTGTGGACCTTGGTCAGTGAACAGACATGGGTAAATGCTGCTAAAAATAAGACTGGAGTAGCTCCTATCATTGATGTGGTGCAATTGGGCTACTGCAAAGTTCCAGGGAAGGAAAAGCTCACAAAGCAGCCTGTCATTGTGAAGGCCAAATTCTTCAGCAGAAGAGCTGAGGAGAAGATTAAGCGGTGT CATGTCCCTCTTGACTATACCTGCCAGGAAAACGCCTATGGCCTCTTCAAGAACCAGATAATCATGACCTCC TATCCACCACGGCTTCACATCGGCCACACCCAGCAGGAAGCCAGTTAG